From Agrobacterium tumefaciens, a single genomic window includes:
- the xylB gene encoding xylulokinase: MYLGLDLGTSGVKALLIDGDQKIIGSANGSLDVSRPHHGWSEQDPAAWIKASETAVAGLKAKFPKELAAVKGIGLSGQMHGATLVDDAGKVLRPCILWNDTRSFAEAAKLDTDPRFRKITGNIVFPGFTAPKLVWVANNEPEIFAKVAKVLLPKDYLRLWLTGEYISEMSDSAGTSWLDTGARKWSPELLAATGLDEKQMPSLVEGTDEAGVLRADLAAEWGISGKVVVAGGAGDNAASACGMGTVEEGHAFVSLGTSGVLFAANASYLPKPESAVHAFCHALPNTWHQMGVILSATDALNWYSRLTGQSAAALTAELGDELLAPSGVTFAPYLSGERTPHNDAAIRGSFIGLAHESDRKALTQAVLEGVTFAIRDNLEALKSAGTSISRVTAIGGGSRSAYWLASIATSLGVPVDIPAEGDFGAAFGAARLGLIAATGADPVSVCTQPKTDSTIEPVAALAGAYEEAYARYRALYPAIKSL, from the coding sequence ATGTATCTCGGTCTCGACCTTGGAACCTCTGGCGTTAAAGCCCTGCTGATTGACGGCGATCAGAAGATCATCGGTTCTGCAAATGGATCGCTCGATGTTTCGCGCCCACACCACGGCTGGTCGGAGCAAGACCCTGCTGCCTGGATCAAGGCGTCCGAAACAGCCGTCGCCGGGCTCAAGGCCAAGTTTCCGAAAGAGCTCGCAGCCGTCAAAGGCATCGGCCTTTCAGGACAGATGCACGGTGCGACGCTGGTCGATGACGCGGGCAAGGTTCTGCGTCCATGCATTCTCTGGAACGACACTCGGTCCTTTGCAGAGGCTGCCAAGCTTGACACTGACCCGCGCTTTCGGAAAATCACCGGCAACATCGTGTTTCCGGGTTTTACCGCTCCAAAGCTTGTCTGGGTTGCGAACAACGAACCTGAAATCTTCGCTAAAGTCGCCAAGGTTCTGTTGCCTAAGGATTATTTGAGGCTTTGGCTGACGGGCGAATACATTTCGGAAATGTCGGATTCCGCTGGCACCTCCTGGCTCGATACCGGCGCACGCAAATGGTCGCCGGAGCTGTTGGCTGCGACTGGTCTCGATGAAAAGCAGATGCCTTCGCTGGTAGAGGGGACCGATGAGGCGGGTGTCCTTCGTGCTGACCTCGCCGCTGAATGGGGAATTTCGGGCAAAGTCGTAGTTGCCGGCGGGGCCGGTGACAATGCGGCTTCTGCCTGCGGCATGGGAACCGTTGAAGAAGGCCATGCTTTTGTGTCGCTCGGAACGTCCGGCGTTCTCTTCGCAGCAAACGCATCTTATCTTCCGAAGCCTGAAAGCGCCGTGCATGCCTTCTGCCACGCGTTGCCGAACACATGGCATCAGATGGGCGTTATTCTCTCCGCGACTGACGCCCTCAACTGGTATTCGCGCCTGACCGGTCAGTCCGCCGCTGCACTGACGGCCGAACTGGGTGATGAGCTCCTAGCCCCGTCAGGTGTTACGTTTGCCCCCTATCTTTCGGGTGAGCGCACGCCACACAATGATGCTGCAATCCGTGGTTCCTTCATCGGTCTTGCGCACGAAAGCGACCGCAAGGCGCTGACGCAAGCGGTCCTCGAGGGCGTCACCTTCGCAATCCGCGACAACCTCGAAGCGTTGAAATCGGCAGGTACGTCGATTTCTCGCGTGACCGCCATTGGCGGCGGGTCCCGCTCGGCCTACTGGCTTGCGTCTATTGCCACATCGCTCGGCGTGCCGGTTGATATTCCGGCCGAAGGTGACTTCGGTGCCGCCTTTGGCGCCGCGCGTCTCGGCCTGATTGCTGCAACAGGTGCCGATCCCGTTTCTGTCTGCACCCAGCCAAAGACCGACAGCACGATTGAGCCTGTAGCGGCACTCGCGGGCGCTTATGAGGAAGCCTACGCGCGTTACCGTGCGCTCTATCCTGCCATCAAATCGCTCTGA
- a CDS encoding LacI family DNA-binding transcriptional regulator: protein MKPTVHDIAAKAGVSLATVDRVLNVRKGVHAATRAKVEAAISDLGYVRDMAAANLAKGRSYSLVFVVPGNDNSFMATLRAEVRAAASRSHIERTAIRVIEVPPFDAAALTQALDVARQERPSGVAFVAIDSHDVAEATERLSESGIATVTLVSDISGAHRDHYAGVDNVAAGRTAASLLGRFLSGRGGEVAVVAGSMLVRDHRERLQGFRAVIEAEFPEIRLLPVLEGRDNPQTVATLVGEALQNTSLSGIYSLGAGNRGLIRALKANVGDRSVSVIAHELTENTANALREGVIDAVLNQDAGHEVRSAIRVLKARADGQQVIAAQERIRIDIFLRDNLP, encoded by the coding sequence ATGAAGCCAACTGTCCACGACATTGCTGCAAAGGCGGGCGTCAGTTTGGCCACCGTTGATCGTGTGCTGAACGTTCGTAAAGGTGTTCATGCAGCGACCCGCGCCAAGGTCGAAGCAGCGATTTCCGACCTTGGTTACGTGCGCGATATGGCGGCTGCAAATCTGGCCAAGGGGCGCAGCTATTCGCTGGTCTTCGTTGTTCCCGGCAACGACAACTCGTTCATGGCAACGCTTCGCGCCGAGGTTCGCGCTGCCGCATCCCGGTCGCACATAGAGCGCACCGCGATTCGTGTCATCGAGGTGCCACCGTTCGATGCGGCCGCGTTGACGCAGGCACTCGACGTGGCGCGGCAGGAAAGGCCGTCAGGCGTCGCTTTCGTCGCGATTGACTCGCACGATGTTGCCGAGGCGACGGAACGTCTGTCTGAAAGCGGTATCGCGACTGTGACACTGGTGTCGGACATTTCTGGAGCGCACCGCGATCATTACGCCGGCGTCGACAACGTCGCGGCCGGACGCACTGCTGCCAGTCTGCTCGGACGTTTTTTGTCTGGCAGGGGCGGGGAGGTTGCTGTCGTCGCCGGTTCGATGCTCGTGCGTGACCATCGTGAACGCCTGCAGGGATTTCGCGCCGTAATCGAGGCTGAATTTCCAGAGATACGCCTGTTGCCCGTTTTGGAGGGGCGCGACAATCCCCAAACCGTCGCAACTCTGGTCGGTGAAGCGCTTCAGAATACGTCGCTTTCTGGCATTTACAGCCTCGGCGCGGGTAACCGCGGGCTTATCCGTGCTCTCAAAGCGAATGTCGGAGACCGCTCAGTGTCCGTCATCGCCCACGAGCTGACGGAAAACACGGCCAATGCGCTGAGGGAAGGCGTTATCGACGCGGTTCTCAATCAGGATGCCGGGCATGAGGTGCGTAGCGCTATTCGTGTGTTGAAAGCGCGCGCCGATGGTCAGCAGGTGATTGCAGCCCAGGAGCGCATCCGCATAGACATCTTTCTCAGGGACAATCTGCCCTGA
- a CDS encoding DHA2 family efflux MFS transporter permease subunit gives MAATVVGTGGATVPADPPMDKRRLIAFFAMVFGMFMSILDIQIVSASLAEIQAGLGAGSDEIAWVQTSYLIAEVIMIPLSGTLARILSTRVLFATCAAGFTISSALCATATNIDQMIVYRAIQGFIGGGMIPSVFAAAFTIFPPSKRSVVSPIIGLVATLAPTIGPTVGGYLSNAFSWHWLFLVNIIPGIIVTILTWSFIDFDKPESSLWKKFDWWGLLSMAVFLGSLEYVLEEGNNKDWFNDEHIVLGTIAMVVGAVVFFWRAFKVEFPVVDIRAFSDRNFSIGSLFSFVMGIGLYGLTYLYPLYLGRVRGYDALMIGETMFVSGLAMFFTAPIAGKVSTKLDPRVMMAIGFISFSAGTWIMTHVTTDWDFYELLIPQILRGFGLMMCMVPINNIALGTLPPARIKNASGLFNLTRNLGGAVGLAVINTLLSQRTDDHYVRLSEHVTYANPEALEWLNSVGANYDSYGLDGASVAIKKLVGMVSQQAWILAFSDIFLLLTGLFISLILLTVLIQKPKAAPPPDAAH, from the coding sequence ATGGCGGCTACGGTTGTTGGAACAGGTGGGGCGACGGTCCCCGCCGACCCGCCTATGGACAAGCGCAGGCTGATCGCTTTTTTTGCGATGGTCTTCGGCATGTTCATGTCGATCCTCGACATTCAGATCGTTTCCGCCTCGCTTGCGGAAATTCAGGCCGGTCTCGGTGCAGGATCTGATGAGATTGCATGGGTTCAGACCTCGTACCTGATCGCGGAAGTCATCATGATTCCGCTTTCGGGAACATTGGCGCGCATTCTTTCGACGCGCGTTCTGTTTGCCACCTGCGCAGCCGGCTTTACGATCTCCAGTGCGCTTTGTGCGACTGCGACGAACATTGACCAGATGATCGTCTATCGCGCGATCCAGGGGTTCATTGGCGGCGGCATGATTCCGTCCGTCTTTGCTGCGGCGTTCACGATCTTTCCGCCGTCCAAGCGCTCCGTCGTGTCGCCGATCATCGGCCTTGTTGCCACGCTAGCGCCCACCATTGGTCCGACCGTAGGCGGTTATCTTTCCAACGCTTTTTCGTGGCATTGGCTGTTCCTCGTCAACATCATCCCTGGCATTATCGTCACGATCCTGACGTGGAGCTTCATAGACTTCGACAAGCCCGAAAGTTCGCTCTGGAAGAAGTTCGACTGGTGGGGTCTCTTGTCCATGGCCGTCTTTCTCGGTTCGCTGGAATACGTTCTTGAAGAAGGCAACAACAAAGACTGGTTCAATGACGAGCACATCGTCCTCGGCACCATTGCGATGGTTGTTGGCGCTGTCGTGTTCTTCTGGCGCGCCTTCAAGGTGGAGTTTCCCGTTGTCGACATACGAGCCTTCTCCGATCGGAATTTCTCGATCGGGTCGTTGTTCTCCTTCGTCATGGGTATCGGTCTTTATGGATTGACCTATCTCTATCCGCTCTATCTTGGGCGTGTGCGTGGCTATGACGCATTGATGATTGGCGAGACGATGTTCGTCTCTGGTCTTGCGATGTTCTTCACCGCGCCGATTGCCGGCAAGGTCTCGACCAAGCTCGACCCGAGAGTGATGATGGCGATCGGTTTTATCAGCTTCAGTGCCGGCACATGGATCATGACGCATGTCACGACCGACTGGGATTTCTATGAGCTGCTGATCCCGCAGATCCTGCGTGGTTTCGGTCTGATGATGTGCATGGTGCCGATCAACAACATCGCGCTTGGAACCCTGCCGCCCGCGCGAATCAAGAACGCGTCTGGTCTCTTCAACCTCACTCGAAACCTTGGTGGCGCTGTCGGTCTTGCGGTCATTAACACGCTTCTTTCCCAGCGCACGGACGATCATTACGTCCGGCTTTCGGAACATGTGACCTATGCCAATCCGGAAGCGCTGGAATGGTTGAACAGCGTCGGTGCAAACTATGATTCCTACGGGTTGGACGGTGCCTCCGTCGCAATCAAGAAGTTGGTCGGCATGGTATCCCAGCAGGCCTGGATATTGGCTTTCTCCGATATCTTCCTGCTGCTGACCGGCCTCTTCATCAGCCTGATCCTGCTGACCGTCCTGATCCAGAAACCAAAGGCTGCGCCACCACCCGATGCAGCACACTGA
- a CDS encoding TerC family protein yields the protein MESVLPLLSDPAAWVALVTLIVMEVVLGIDNLIFISILTNKLPPEQREKARRIGIGLALVMRLGLLGTVAWIVQLTTPVFEIFGHAFSWKDMILIGGGLFLMWKATKEIHHNVDPEDHKEDMVGGAVTMNFGSAIGQILLLDLVFSVDSIITAVGMTPHLPIMIIAVVVAVVVMLLAATPLANFIERNPTIVMLALAFLMMIGMTLIAEGMGFHVPKGYVYAAMAFSALVELLNMLARNARRRKKADATDTH from the coding sequence ATGGAGTCCGTCCTCCCTCTTTTGTCCGACCCCGCCGCCTGGGTGGCGCTCGTCACACTGATTGTCATGGAAGTCGTGCTCGGCATCGACAACCTGATCTTCATCTCGATCCTCACCAACAAGCTTCCACCCGAACAACGTGAAAAAGCCCGCCGCATCGGCATCGGGCTTGCGCTTGTAATGCGGCTTGGACTGCTTGGGACTGTCGCATGGATCGTACAGCTCACGACCCCCGTCTTCGAAATCTTCGGTCATGCGTTCTCCTGGAAGGACATGATCCTTATCGGCGGCGGCCTTTTCCTGATGTGGAAGGCGACGAAGGAAATTCACCACAATGTCGATCCTGAAGATCATAAGGAAGACATGGTGGGTGGAGCGGTAACGATGAATTTCGGCTCGGCTATCGGCCAGATCCTGCTACTCGACCTGGTTTTCTCGGTCGACAGTATCATCACCGCCGTTGGGATGACCCCTCACCTGCCGATCATGATTATCGCCGTGGTCGTGGCCGTCGTTGTCATGCTCCTTGCTGCAACGCCGCTCGCCAACTTCATTGAGCGCAACCCGACGATCGTCATGCTGGCCTTGGCCTTCCTCATGATGATCGGCATGACGCTGATCGCCGAGGGCATGGGCTTCCATGTTCCAAAGGGCTACGTCTACGCGGCAATGGCGTTCTCGGCACTGGTCGAGCTCCTGAACATGCTCGCGCGCAATGCGCGTCGCAGAAAAAAAGCCGACGCAACCGATACGCACTGA
- a CDS encoding HlyD family secretion protein encodes MSIEPNGSVRNSFFNLSRYKQMSAQKNSAVRAVNDTQEADAVAKAEAAPAKSAEAPASQSPAPKQKKRSKVLPVIALAVLAGAGWYGYDWWTDGRFMVSTDDAYIRGDIAVIAPKVSGYVAKVNVVANQEVKAGDPLVTLDDGDYRIALDQAEAQIRTEELSLNRIDAQIVGAQSSLQQSIAQKGSLDAALRGAEINQKRASELQAKDVGTVASADNAQVALDQAKANAVAGDAAITSARANVELLRAQRTEAESTIRSLQLSRDKAARDLSFTVLKAPYDGVIGNLAVQTGDLVSVGKRLASLVPMNELYIDANFKETQLARVAPGSKVRVHVDAFDDATIEGTVQSISPASGSIFSMLPPENATGNFTKVIQRVPVRIVFSKEDLAKHNLRAGLSVVVDVDTRTAPEHTQTAEAK; translated from the coding sequence ATGTCAATCGAACCGAACGGTTCAGTTCGAAATTCTTTCTTCAATCTATCACGGTACAAGCAAATGTCGGCCCAGAAGAATAGCGCTGTTCGCGCGGTCAACGATACGCAAGAGGCGGATGCCGTCGCCAAGGCCGAAGCCGCCCCGGCAAAGTCCGCGGAAGCGCCTGCATCCCAGTCTCCGGCTCCCAAGCAGAAGAAGCGGTCCAAGGTATTGCCTGTTATCGCGCTCGCGGTCCTCGCCGGAGCTGGATGGTACGGTTACGACTGGTGGACGGACGGCCGCTTCATGGTCTCAACCGATGATGCCTATATTCGCGGAGACATTGCTGTCATCGCGCCGAAGGTTTCCGGTTATGTTGCCAAGGTCAACGTTGTCGCCAACCAGGAGGTCAAGGCGGGTGATCCGCTCGTAACCCTGGACGATGGCGACTATCGTATTGCTCTTGATCAAGCCGAAGCGCAGATCCGCACAGAGGAACTGTCTCTGAACCGCATCGATGCGCAGATCGTTGGTGCTCAGTCATCGTTGCAGCAGTCGATTGCCCAGAAGGGTTCTCTGGATGCCGCATTGCGCGGTGCAGAAATCAACCAGAAGCGCGCCAGCGAGTTGCAGGCCAAGGATGTAGGCACTGTCGCATCTGCCGACAATGCACAGGTTGCACTCGACCAGGCTAAGGCCAACGCGGTTGCCGGTGACGCAGCTATTACCTCGGCCAGAGCAAATGTCGAATTGCTTCGCGCCCAGCGCACTGAAGCCGAAAGCACGATCCGGTCTTTGCAGCTTTCGCGTGACAAGGCAGCGCGTGACCTGTCGTTCACGGTACTGAAGGCACCATATGATGGCGTTATCGGCAATCTGGCTGTCCAGACTGGCGACCTCGTGTCTGTTGGTAAACGCCTGGCGTCCCTCGTGCCGATGAACGAACTCTACATCGATGCGAACTTCAAGGAAACGCAGCTAGCGCGCGTTGCACCCGGTTCGAAGGTTCGTGTCCACGTCGATGCGTTTGACGATGCAACGATCGAAGGAACCGTGCAGTCGATCTCGCCGGCTTCTGGCTCGATCTTCTCGATGTTGCCGCCTGAAAACGCCACCGGCAACTTTACCAAGGTCATTCAGCGCGTGCCGGTTCGGATCGTCTTTTCGAAAGAGGATCTCGCCAAGCATAATCTGCGTGCCGGCCTGAGCGTGGTTGTTGATGTCGACACGCGCACAGCACCCGAACACACCCAGACTGCTGAAGCGAAGTAA
- a CDS encoding TetR/AcrR family transcriptional regulator — protein sequence MAIDTDAGCPGNSVGRFAAGEDPAKREQILAGAWRVFKLKGFDAASMNDITREAGVSKGTIYVYFSNKEDLFVALVDQHRQEFAASMRNILAGTEEVRDGLKQFGLAFANKMICSDMIPAMRSVLGVVDRMPKLAQRFFIAAPNNVRTVLQDFIEHHVALGHLKIDDLELAARQFIELSTGTFFKMRLFGELEGPVPDEELNRVIDSAIKVFMAAYGTDRA from the coding sequence ATGGCGATAGATACCGACGCTGGCTGTCCCGGAAATTCCGTTGGGCGCTTTGCAGCAGGAGAAGACCCGGCAAAGCGCGAGCAGATACTGGCGGGCGCCTGGCGGGTATTCAAACTGAAGGGCTTCGATGCCGCCAGCATGAACGATATCACCCGGGAAGCAGGGGTTTCCAAGGGGACGATCTACGTTTACTTCTCCAATAAAGAAGACCTCTTCGTCGCCCTGGTCGACCAGCATCGGCAGGAATTCGCAGCTTCGATGCGCAACATTCTGGCTGGAACCGAGGAAGTTCGCGACGGGCTGAAACAGTTCGGCCTCGCCTTCGCCAACAAGATGATATGCTCTGACATGATACCAGCCATGCGCTCGGTGCTTGGCGTCGTTGATCGTATGCCGAAGCTGGCGCAGCGTTTTTTCATCGCCGCACCCAACAATGTCCGCACAGTGCTTCAGGACTTCATCGAACATCACGTTGCCCTAGGCCACTTAAAGATCGATGACCTGGAGCTTGCGGCAAGGCAATTCATAGAGCTCTCCACCGGCACCTTTTTCAAGATGCGACTGTTCGGTGAGCTGGAAGGGCCTGTCCCTGACGAGGAACTGAATCGGGTCATCGACAGCGCCATAAAGGTCTTTATGGCCGCTTATGGAACTGATCGGGCCTGA
- the xylA gene encoding xylose isomerase codes for MSTGFFGDISKIKYEGPDSTNPLAFRHYNPDEIVGGKRMEDHLRFAVAYWHSFAWEGSDPFGGRTFDRPWFGDDMAKAKLKADVAFEMFSLLGAPYYCFHDADARPEGKNFAESTKNLNEIVDYLQKKQEETGVKLLWGTANLFSNRRFMSGASTNPDPDVFAYSAATIKTCMDATMKLGGENYVLWGGREGYETLLNTDLKREFDQMARMLHMVVEYKYKIGFKGTILVEPKPQEPTKHQYDYDVATVYGFLKKYGLENEVKMNIEQGHAILAGHTFEHELALASALGIFGSIDMNRNDYQSGWDTDQFPNNVPEMALAYYQVLQAGGFTTGGTNFDSKLRRQSLDPADLLIGHIGGMDCCARGLKAAAKMVEDGALSKPLSERYAKWDQPEAQKMLRGELKLEDIAAKVERENINPEPKSGRQEYLENVVNRYV; via the coding sequence GTGAGTACAGGTTTTTTCGGCGACATCAGCAAGATCAAATACGAGGGCCCGGACAGCACCAATCCGTTGGCTTTCCGTCACTACAATCCCGATGAGATTGTTGGTGGCAAGCGCATGGAGGACCATCTGCGCTTTGCCGTCGCCTATTGGCATTCGTTTGCCTGGGAGGGTAGCGATCCTTTCGGCGGACGTACCTTCGACCGGCCTTGGTTCGGGGACGATATGGCGAAGGCAAAGCTGAAAGCCGATGTGGCTTTCGAAATGTTCAGCCTGCTCGGCGCGCCCTATTATTGCTTCCACGACGCCGATGCGCGCCCGGAAGGAAAGAACTTTGCCGAGAGCACGAAGAACCTCAACGAAATCGTTGATTATCTTCAGAAAAAGCAGGAAGAAACCGGAGTTAAGCTCCTGTGGGGTACAGCAAACCTGTTTTCCAACCGGCGCTTTATGTCGGGTGCCTCGACCAACCCTGACCCGGATGTGTTTGCCTATTCGGCTGCGACCATCAAGACCTGCATGGATGCGACCATGAAGCTTGGTGGTGAAAACTACGTTCTCTGGGGCGGACGTGAAGGTTATGAGACGCTTCTCAATACCGACCTGAAACGTGAGTTCGACCAGATGGCGCGCATGCTGCACATGGTCGTCGAGTACAAATACAAGATTGGTTTCAAGGGTACGATCCTCGTGGAGCCGAAGCCACAGGAGCCGACCAAGCACCAGTACGATTACGACGTCGCCACCGTCTATGGCTTCCTGAAGAAGTATGGCCTTGAAAACGAGGTCAAGATGAACATCGAACAGGGCCATGCGATCCTTGCCGGGCACACATTCGAGCATGAGTTGGCATTGGCCTCGGCACTCGGCATCTTCGGTTCCATCGACATGAACCGTAACGACTACCAGTCCGGCTGGGACACCGACCAGTTCCCGAACAATGTGCCGGAAATGGCGCTTGCCTACTATCAGGTTCTGCAGGCAGGTGGCTTCACCACGGGTGGTACAAACTTCGATTCGAAGTTGCGCCGTCAATCTCTTGATCCAGCGGATCTGTTGATCGGCCACATCGGCGGCATGGATTGCTGCGCACGGGGCCTGAAGGCTGCGGCAAAGATGGTGGAAGATGGCGCCCTGTCGAAACCGCTTTCCGAGCGTTACGCCAAGTGGGATCAGCCTGAAGCACAAAAGATGCTGCGCGGCGAATTGAAGCTTGAAGATATTGCTGCCAAGGTCGAGCGCGAAAACATCAATCCTGAACCGAAGTCCGGTCGTCAGGAGTATCTCGAAAACGTCGTCAATCGTTACGTTTGA
- a CDS encoding beta-glucosidase: MTDPKVLAARFPGDFLFGVATASFQIEGATKVDGRKPSIWDAFCNMPGRVYNRDNGDVACDHYNRLEDDLDLIKAMGVEAYRFSIAWPRIIPDGFGPINEKGLDFYDRLVDGCKARGIKTYATLYHWDLPLTLMGDGGWTARSTAHAFHRYAKTVMARLGDRLDAVATFNEPWCAVWLSHLYGIHAPGERNMQAALAAMHHINLAHGLGVEASRHVAPKVPVGLVLNAHSVIPASDSQADHNAAERAFQFHNGAFFDPVFKGEYPKEMMEALGDRMPIVEADDLSIISQKLDWWGLNYYTPMRVADDASVDAEFPATKAAPFISDVKTDIGWEVYSPALASLVEELYARYELPDCYITENGACYNMGVEDGEVNDQPRLDYYADHLSVVSDLIKGGYPMRGYFAWSLMDNFEWAEGYRMRFGLVHVDYDTQVRTLKKSGKWYSALASEFPKGNHRKS, translated from the coding sequence ATGACCGATCCCAAGGTGCTTGCAGCACGCTTCCCCGGTGACTTCCTGTTCGGTGTTGCGACCGCATCCTTCCAGATTGAAGGCGCCACGAAGGTCGATGGTCGAAAGCCGTCAATCTGGGATGCTTTTTGTAACATGCCGGGCCGCGTCTATAACCGCGATAACGGAGACGTCGCCTGCGACCACTACAACCGGCTGGAAGATGACCTCGATCTTATCAAGGCGATGGGTGTTGAAGCCTACAGGTTTTCGATTGCGTGGCCACGGATCATTCCAGATGGCTTTGGCCCGATCAATGAAAAAGGCCTGGATTTTTACGACCGGTTGGTCGACGGATGCAAGGCGCGCGGTATCAAGACCTACGCAACGCTCTACCACTGGGATTTGCCGTTGACGTTGATGGGTGACGGTGGCTGGACGGCGCGCTCAACGGCCCATGCATTTCACCGTTACGCCAAAACAGTGATGGCTCGCTTGGGCGACCGTCTGGATGCGGTTGCCACCTTCAATGAACCCTGGTGCGCGGTATGGCTCAGTCACCTTTATGGCATTCACGCACCGGGCGAGCGCAACATGCAAGCAGCACTCGCCGCCATGCACCATATCAATCTGGCTCATGGTCTTGGTGTCGAGGCTTCACGCCATGTCGCGCCTAAGGTTCCTGTCGGTCTGGTGCTGAACGCCCATTCCGTTATCCCCGCGTCGGACAGTCAGGCCGACCACAACGCTGCCGAGCGTGCTTTCCAGTTCCATAATGGTGCATTCTTCGATCCTGTCTTCAAGGGCGAATACCCCAAGGAAATGATGGAGGCACTTGGAGATCGCATGCCGATCGTCGAGGCGGACGACCTCTCGATCATCTCGCAGAAACTGGACTGGTGGGGTCTCAATTATTATACCCCTATGCGAGTTGCGGACGATGCGTCTGTTGATGCCGAGTTTCCTGCAACCAAAGCAGCTCCCTTTATCAGCGATGTCAAAACGGACATTGGCTGGGAGGTCTATTCGCCAGCACTTGCCTCGCTGGTGGAGGAGCTTTACGCGCGGTATGAATTGCCCGATTGCTACATCACCGAAAACGGCGCGTGTTACAATATGGGCGTTGAAGACGGGGAGGTGAATGACCAGCCACGTCTCGACTATTATGCAGATCACCTTTCTGTCGTGTCCGACCTTATCAAGGGCGGTTACCCCATGCGTGGCTATTTTGCCTGGAGTTTGATGGATAATTTCGAATGGGCTGAAGGGTATCGTATGCGGTTCGGCCTCGTTCACGTCGATTACGATACGCAGGTCCGCACACTCAAGAAAAGTGGCAAATGGTACAGTGCGCTGGCGTCTGAGTTTCCCAAAGGCAATCATCGGAAATCATAA